The following coding sequences are from one Neurospora crassa OR74A linkage group I, whole genome shotgun sequence window:
- the rpn-5 gene encoding 26S proteasome non-ATPase regulatory subunit 12: protein MAEPAFKPEKDFSKEVDKLLPEAEQLAKTDIQAAIEKLSVLEKQTRQASDLASTSRILVAIVTICKNAGDWSLLNDQTLVLSKKHGQLKQAITKMVQTVIDFLPETPNLETKLSVIETLRTVTEGKIFLEVERARVTKILSDIKKEQGDLKAATDILCELQVETFGSMDRREKTEFILAQVALCIESKDWTQAGILSRKISTKYLARRPKKTQEQLDKEQKDREAKKARGEEVSEEKEDDVTDLKLRYYEQQIILAKHDSRYLDVCKYYRQVLDTEAVEEDPAKLQAVLQRIIYFIILAPHDNEQHDLLHRIHKDPRIAQVPQDAELLKLFTVHELMRWPEVSKIFGPHLCSTEIFDSEPNQSADDKAFQRWQDLRKRVIEHNVRVVAKYYTRIRVDRLTQLLDLTEDETEKYISELVTSKTVYAKIDRPARIVSFAKPRDADDILNEWSFNMKSLLGHLERIDHLITKEEMMARIQPGAKSSKKSSKEKAAAR, encoded by the exons ATGGCGGAGCCTGCGTTCAAGCCGGAGAAGGACTTCTCCAAGGAAGTCGACAAGCTGCTGCCCGAGGCCGAGCAGTTGGCCAAG ACAGACATTCAAGCGGCTATCGAGAAGCTTTCTGTCCTCGAAAAGCAGACGCGCCAG GCTTCCGACCTCGCATCGACATCCCGCATCCTGGTCGCTATCGTTACCATCTGCAAGAATGCAGGCGACTGGAGCTTGCTCAACGACCAGACCCTTGTTCTCTCCAAGAAACATGGCCAGCTCAAAcaagccatcaccaagatGGTACAGACCGTCATCGACTTCCTCCCAGAAACCCCGAACCTGGAGACCAAGCTCTCCGTCATCGAGACGTTGCGCACCGTTACCGAGGGCAAGATCTTTCTCGAGGTTGAGCGCGCACGCGTCACCAAGATTCTCTCCGACATCAAGAAAGAGCAGGGCGATCTCAAGGCTGCGACCGATATCCTGTGCGAGCTTCAGGTTGAGACATTTGGCTCCATGGACAGGAGGGAAAAGACGGAATTCATTCTGGCTCAGGTGGCGCTTTGCATAGAGAGCAAGGACTGGACACAGGCGGGCATTCTCAGCAGAAAGATTAGCACCAAGTACCTTGCGCGCAGGCCCAAGAAAACGCAAGAGCAGCTCGACAAGGAACAGAAGGACagggaggccaagaaggccaggGGTGAGGAGGTTtccgaggagaaggaagatgatgTCACCGACCTCAAGTTGCGATACTACGAACAACAGATCATTTTGGCCAAGCACGACTCAAGATACCTCGACGTCTGCAAGTACTACCGTCAAGTGCTGGATACCGAGGCAGTAGAGGAGGACCCCGCCAAGTTGCAGGCC GTCCTGCAAAGAATCATCTACTTCATCATCCTTGCCCCTCACGACAACGAGCAACACGATCTCCTTCACAGAATCCACAAGGACCCACGAATCGCACAGGTCCCTCAGGATGCCGAGTTGTTGAAGCTGTTTACCGTCCACGAGCTCATGCGCTGGCCCGAGGTTTCCAAAATCTTTGGCCCACACCTCTGCAGCACCGAGATCTTCGACTCGGAGCCCAACCAGTCAGCCGACGACAAGGCTTTCCAGCGCTGGCAAGACCTGCGCAAGCGCGTCATCGAGCATAATGTGCGTGTGGTGGCCAAGTATTACACGCGCATTCGTGTGGATCGCCTTACCCAGCTGTTGGATTTGACCGAGGACGAGACGGAGAAGTATATCAGCGAGCTCGTGACGTCCAAAACGGTCTATGCCAAGATCGACCGCCCGGCGCGCATCGTGAGCTTTGCTAAGCCGCGGGATGCGGACGATATCCTCAACGAGTGGAGCTTCAACATGAAGAGCTTGCTAGGCCACCTGGAAAGAATTGACCATCTGATTACCAAGGAGGAAATGATGGCAAGAATCCAACCCGGAGCAAAGTCGTCAAAGAAGAGCAGTAAGGAGAAAGCGGCGGCGCGCTAG